CATCCCATCCCATGGGTTCATCAAATTAGGATGGGATTCTCTTATTTTTTACGAAATTTTTTGAGCTACGAGGTATCTCAAAAATGGTTAGCCTTTTATATGATGAAGCCTAATCTGTATCTACCTACAGATTTACTGATTGAACAAAATTCCTGGTGTTTTGCATAAGAAAACAATAAAGCCGCTCATTTTCCCTTTAACTCTTCTCTGATATATCCGAACATCTTCTTTATATTGAGCGTGTCCATAAAAAGATCGAAGTCTTCTCTTTTGAATTCCCTCATGACGAATAAAATAGCAAAGTATACTGCCATACCAAACGCCGCTACACCAGCGAGTTCGTACCATCTCCCAATGTATGTAACCTTATTTACGTGATATAAAACAAATGCTGTTACTCCTGTTGCCATTCCGTGAAAAATGATCCTATAATTTCCTTTTATGCCCGTTACTCTCCAGGCGACTATCCTTATATATGTCAGTCCAACAATGTAGGATACCACCGTTGCTATTGCTGCCCCCTCTCCTCCCAAGCCAGCCAGCTTTAATCCCATGCTTTTAATGTCTCGTGGAATTAATATAAGGTTAAGCAAAACATTGCCTACAGCCATGAGCACGACTCTATTTCTATTCAAAGTTGGCATATCCATTCCAGACAGTTGCGAGGAGTAAGGTCTTGACAATGCTTCAATTAAAACAAAGAAGGGCAAAATTTGTAGAACAGGCAGGGCAGGCATATATTTATCACTGAGCAGAATGTGAATTATCGGCTCCGCCAAAAAAACCATGATAACGACGATAGGAAATACAATCATGCTCAGGTAACGTTCAGAAAGCAGGGTCAGTTTCTTTATCTCCTTCATATTATTCTTTGCATGATGTTCTGATATGGTCGGGAATAAAAGCATTCCAACAGCCGTTACAAATAAAATAATGAACCTGGACAAATTAAAA
This region of Candidatus Thermoplasmatota archaeon genomic DNA includes:
- a CDS encoding flippase translates to MIARKSALIIATQLANSILGYIGLKFIALYMDPWEYGVVGFAYGFVALFSVFGNLGFDSAHVKRVSEGKDLRKCIGTFISVKLFLAGFMASVVILSIAIWKYVIGRGFESPLHEQTVYVMLAYFALLVLTQSMISTFNARKEIAKVQLPLFGYTFARVIVTIFVAFYGLGALALAYAYVFGEIFHFIIALLFFREYSVSKSSLEYFKDYSKFAVPMAIASASAIIMANIDKVFIQLFWSARQVGEYFAIFNLSRFIILFVTAVGMLLFPTISEHHAKNNMKEIKKLTLLSERYLSMIVFPIVVIMVFLAEPIIHILLSDKYMPALPVLQILPFFVLIEALSRPYSSQLSGMDMPTLNRNRVVLMAVGNVLLNLILIPRDIKSMGLKLAGLGGEGAAIATVVSYIVGLTYIRIVAWRVTGIKGNYRIIFHGMATGVTAFVLYHVNKVTYIGRWYELAGVAAFGMAVYFAILFVMREFKREDFDLFMDTLNIKKMFGYIREELKGK